Part of the Desulfolutivibrio sulfoxidireducens genome is shown below.
GATCGAGGAGGCCGGACCCTTTCGCCAAGCCTTGCTCGACTATGCGGGGATCGTCCAGGGAGCGGGCTGGGACCGCATGCGCCAGGAACAGACCGACGACGGGGCGGGCGCGGCCTTTGACCTGGTGTGGTCGAGCCTTCGCCGGTTGCGGCGGCAGCCGGCCTGCGATCCGGGGACCGGGAATGCCCTGCTGCGGCAGATGATCGAGATCGACGCCATGCGCAGCCAGCGGCTGCGTCTGGTGGACGGCAACCTCTACGCCCCCATCTGGGCGCTCATCTATCTCGGGGTGGCCTTCACCATCGCCGTATTCTATTTCGTCGACACGGGAAATCAACGAGCCGACATCTTTTTCATGGTCATGATGCTGTGCATGATCTTGGGCAATATCTTTCTGCTCTACGAGCTCAATACCCCCTTCTCCGGGTTGATCTGCATCGGCCCGGACTATTTCCAGGAAGCCTACGCGGTCATGAAGGCCTCGGGCGGCTAGGGTCGCGTTCGCGTTTTTCGTCGATGAAGTGGGGCGCGGCCATGAAGGACCGCGGCCGTCTGAGCCTGCCAGCCCATGGCGACGAATTTTGAGGTCGTGATACGAGCGGGCCGGCCTCCTCCCTCATTCCGGCCTGACCAGTCCGACGAGCCCGCCGTATCCCTCTTTTTCCATGTCCTCGACCGGGATGAACCGCAGGGCCGCCGAGTTGACGCAGTAGCGTTTTCCGGTCGGGGCCGGGCCGTCGTCGAACACGTGGCCCAGGTGCGAGTCGGCCAGGGCGCTACGCACCTCGGTGCGCACGGTGAAAAGGCCCGTGTCCTCGCGTTCGGCCACGGCCCCGGGAACCACGGTCCGGGTGAAGCTCGGCCAGCCGGTCCCGGAGTCGAACTTGTCCCGTGAGCTGAAAAGCGGCTCCCCGGAGACCGCGTCCACATAGATGCCGGGCCGTTTTTCGTTCCAGTGGGCATTGTCAAAGGGCGGTTCCGTGGCGTTTTTCCGGGTGACGGCGAAGGCCAGGGGCGACAGGCGGGCGCGCAGTTCCTAGTCGTCAGGGCGGACGTACCCGGCGGCCGGACCGGGCTGCCCGCCGTCCGGACGGGGTGCCCCGGCCTGGCCCCAGACCGTCTCCAGGTACGGCCCGCGCCCCGAGGCCCGGTGGTAGGCGTCGTAGCCCACGGCGTTTTTGGCGTAATAGTTCTGGTGCTGTTCCTCGGCCGGATAAAACCGGGCCACGGGCCGCAGGGGTACGGCCAGGGGGGTCTTGAAGCGGCCCGAGGCGGCGATCTCGGCCATGACCGCCTCGGCGGTCTGTTTTTGGGCCTCTGTGGCATAAAAGATCGCGGTTTGGTACTGGCTGCCGCGATCCGCGAACTGGCCGTCCGGGTCCGAGGGA
Proteins encoded:
- the msrB gene encoding peptide-methionine (R)-S-oxide reductase MsrB, with product MRARLSPLAFAVTRKNATEPPFDNAHWNEKRPGIYVDAVSGEPLFSSRDKFDSGTGWPSFTRTVVPGAVAEREDTGLFTVRTEVRSALADSHLGHVFDDGPAPTGKRYCVNSAALRFIPVEDMEKEGYGGLVGLVRPE
- the msrA gene encoding peptide-methionine (S)-S-oxide reductase MsrA gives rise to the protein MSPPNALYVFFLAAASLLAAAPCNAQTEDPMTLPAKTESAVFAGGCFWCLEAAMENTPGVLEAISGYTGGHDPDPTYASVSTGRTGHVEAVRVIYDSTTLSYEDLVRVFFRNINPSDPDGQFADRGSQYQTAIFYATEAQKQTAEAVMAEIAASGRFKTPLAVPLRPVARFYPAEEQHQNYYAKNAVGYDAYHRASGRGPYLETVWGQAGAPRPDGGQPGPAAGYVRPDD